One region of Emys orbicularis isolate rEmyOrb1 chromosome 4, rEmyOrb1.hap1, whole genome shotgun sequence genomic DNA includes:
- the LOC135877437 gene encoding olfactory receptor 5J3-like has protein sequence MARGNDTTVTEFILAGFTDHPELQVALFLLFLVIYVLTLLGNLGMIGLIWKDSRFHTPMYLLLSNLSLVDFGYSSAIAPRVLVSFSRKSKAISYAGCAAQLYFFVVFATSESFLLAVMAYDRYVAICNPLLYRLIISKRSCIWLLASSYMAGVANATMFTSCTFQLSFCGPNVIDHYFCDVLPLMRLSCTDTHTNEMLLSIFAGSIQLTTILIILFSYLYITATILRIRSSEGRRKAFSTCSSHLTAVAIFYGTTFFTYLRPSSTSSLEQDQVVSVFYTMVIPMLNPLIYSLRNKEVKDALGRMLERRKFSQQL, from the coding sequence ATGGCCCGGGGAAATGACACCACCGTGACTGAATTCATCCTTGCAGGATTCACTGACCATCCAGAACTGCAGGTTGCCCTCTTCCTCCTATTTCTGGTGATCTATGTTCTCACCTTGCTGGGAAATTTGGGGATGATTGGCTTAATCTGGAAGGACTCCCGatttcacacccccatgtatctCTTGCTCAGCAACTTGTCACTTGTTGACTTTGGCTATTCCTCAGCCATCGCCCCCAGGGTGCTGGTGAGCTTCTCAAGGAAGAGTAAGGCCATTTCCTATGCTGGATGTGCTGCACAGCTGTATTTTTTTGTTGTCTTTGCCACCTCGGAGTCTTTCCTCCTTGCGGTGATGGCCTATGACCGTTATGTGGCCATCTGCAATCCACTGCTCTATAGGCTCATCATATCCAAGAGGTCCTGCATCTGGCTCTTGGCTAGCTCCTACATGGCTGGGGTTGCAAATGCAACCATGTTTACCAGCTGCACCTTTCAGCTGTCCTTCTGTGGGCCCAATGTAATCGATCACTACTTTTGTGATGTCCTTCCGCTCATGCGGCTCTCCTGCACCGACACTCACACCAATGAAATGCTGCTTTCTATCTTTGCTGGTTCCATACAATTGACTACCATACTGATCATCCTCTTCTCTTATCTGTATATTACTGCTACCATACTCAGGATCCGCTCCTCTGAGGGCAGgcgcaaagccttctccacctgttcCTCCCACCTGACAGCCGTGGCTATATTCTATGGGACGACGTTCTTTACCTACTTACGACCCAGTTCCACCTCCTCACTGGAGCAGGACCAGGTGGTCTCTGTGTTCTACACGATGGTGATCCCCATGctgaaccccctcatctacagcctgaggaacaaggaggtgaagGACGCCCTGGGGAGAATGTTAGAGAGAAGAAAGTTCTCTCAGCAGCTTTGA